One region of Hymenobacter sediminicola genomic DNA includes:
- a CDS encoding CTP synthase: MPDRTPTSTAATAKYIFVTGGVTSSLGKGIISASLAKLLQARGFRVTIQKFDPYINIDPGTLNPYEHGECYVTDDGAETDLDLGHYERFLNVPTSQANNVTTGRIYDHVITKEREGAYLGKTVQVVPHITDEIKRRMLLLGQTGQFDVVITEIGGSIGDIESLPFVESVRQLRWDLPENSSLVIHLTLLPYLKAAGELKTKPTQHSVRDLRSAGLQPDILVCRSEYPIPAEMRRKIALFCNVNINSVIESLDADSIYSVPLLMLKEHLDERVIKKLKLQGGTAQPDLDVWKEFLGRLKNPTEEVTIALVGKYVELPDAYKSIIESFVHAGAHNECKVTVRSIQSDHLSAENVAQQLHGVDGVLVAPGFGERGFEGKIAAVKYVRENNIPFFGICLGMQVAVVEFGRNVLGLQDASSTEMDAQTPHPVIAMMEGQKTVTLKGGTMRLGAYDCELRRNSKAAKAYGRNHISERHRHRYEFNNEYLKQYEAAGMIPSGLNPETGLVEVVELANHPWFVAGQFHPELKSTVQNPHPLFVRFVKAAIQYRKG; the protein is encoded by the coding sequence ATGCCAGACCGAACCCCCACTTCCACGGCTGCAACGGCCAAGTACATTTTCGTGACCGGAGGAGTAACCTCCTCCTTAGGCAAAGGCATCATCTCGGCCTCCCTGGCCAAGCTGCTGCAAGCCCGCGGCTTCCGCGTCACCATCCAGAAGTTCGACCCCTACATCAACATCGACCCGGGCACGCTCAACCCTTATGAGCACGGCGAGTGTTATGTAACCGACGACGGGGCCGAAACCGACCTCGACCTAGGCCATTACGAGCGGTTTCTGAACGTACCGACCTCGCAGGCCAACAACGTCACCACGGGCCGCATCTACGACCACGTCATCACGAAGGAGCGCGAAGGCGCCTACCTCGGCAAGACCGTGCAGGTGGTGCCCCACATTACCGATGAAATCAAGCGGCGCATGCTGCTGCTGGGCCAGACCGGGCAATTCGACGTCGTGATTACCGAAATCGGGGGCTCGATTGGCGACATTGAAAGTCTACCCTTCGTGGAGTCGGTGCGGCAGTTGCGCTGGGATTTGCCCGAAAACAGCTCCCTCGTGATTCACCTCACGCTGCTGCCCTACCTGAAGGCGGCCGGCGAGCTGAAAACCAAGCCGACCCAGCACTCGGTGCGCGATTTGCGCAGCGCTGGCCTGCAGCCCGACATTCTGGTGTGCCGCTCTGAGTACCCGATTCCGGCCGAGATGCGCCGTAAAATTGCGCTGTTCTGCAACGTCAACATCAATTCTGTTATCGAGAGCCTCGACGCCGACAGTATTTACTCGGTGCCGCTGCTCATGCTGAAAGAGCACCTCGACGAGCGGGTTATCAAAAAGCTGAAGCTGCAGGGCGGCACGGCCCAGCCCGATCTGGACGTATGGAAGGAATTCCTGGGCCGCCTGAAAAACCCGACCGAGGAAGTAACCATTGCGCTAGTCGGCAAATACGTGGAGCTGCCCGACGCCTACAAGTCCATCATTGAATCGTTCGTACACGCTGGTGCGCATAACGAGTGTAAGGTGACGGTACGCAGCATTCAGTCGGACCATCTTAGCGCCGAAAACGTGGCCCAGCAGCTGCACGGTGTGGATGGTGTGCTGGTAGCGCCGGGCTTCGGTGAGCGGGGTTTCGAGGGCAAAATTGCGGCCGTGAAATACGTGCGCGAAAACAACATTCCGTTTTTTGGTATTTGCCTGGGTATGCAGGTGGCGGTGGTGGAGTTTGGGCGCAACGTGCTGGGGCTACAGGATGCTTCCTCTACGGAAATGGATGCCCAAACGCCGCACCCGGTAATTGCCATGATGGAGGGCCAGAAAACTGTGACCCTGAAAGGCGGAACGATGCGCCTAGGCGCCTACGACTGCGAATTACGCCGCAACTCGAAGGCGGCCAAAGCCTACGGCCGCAACCACATCAGCGAGCGGCACCGCCACCGCTACGAGTTCAATAATGAGTATCTGAAGCAATATGAAGCCGCCGGCATGATTCCGTCGGGCCTCAACCCCGAAACCGGCCTGGTGGAAGTGGTGGAGCTAGCCAACCACCCGTGGTTTGTGGCCGGGCAGTTTCACCCGGAGCTCAAAAGCACCGTGCAGAACCCGCACCCGCTGTTTGTGCGCTTCGTGAAAGCCGCTATTCAATACCGGAAAGGGTAG
- a CDS encoding NAD(P)/FAD-dependent oxidoreductase has protein sequence MEPDSIVDVVIVGGSTAGLSAALTLGRALRRVLVLDAGHPCNRQTPHSHNFFTRDGETPAQLLALGRAQLQAYPTVALHTASVVQAQKNAADFELTTDDGRTFRSKRVLLATGLQDQLPDLPGFAECWGISVLHCPYCHGFEVHGQSLGVLGNGDVGFEFARLIQHWTPDLRLFTDGPSTLSAEQTRQLQAHSIRIIETPLTEMEHEAGQLHHLRLADGTREPLNALYARVPFTLPGTLHQQLGCALTEQGFIKADEVGRTSVEGVSAAGDNSSPMRQLAMAAANGSKAAAFLNNNLIETAF, from the coding sequence ATGGAGCCTGATTCAATTGTTGATGTAGTGATTGTAGGCGGCAGCACAGCGGGCCTGAGTGCCGCCCTCACGCTGGGCCGTGCGCTCCGCCGGGTGCTCGTGCTGGATGCCGGCCACCCGTGCAACCGCCAGACGCCTCATTCCCACAACTTTTTCACCCGCGACGGCGAAACCCCGGCGCAACTGCTGGCACTCGGCCGCGCGCAGTTACAGGCCTACCCAACCGTTGCGCTCCACACTGCATCTGTCGTGCAGGCTCAGAAGAACGCGGCTGATTTTGAGCTGACCACCGATGATGGCCGGACTTTCCGGAGTAAGCGGGTGCTGCTGGCAACTGGCCTCCAGGACCAATTACCCGATTTGCCTGGGTTTGCCGAATGCTGGGGTATTTCGGTGCTGCACTGCCCGTATTGCCATGGCTTTGAAGTGCATGGCCAGTCACTGGGCGTGCTGGGCAACGGGGACGTCGGGTTTGAGTTTGCCCGCCTCATCCAGCACTGGACTCCTGACCTGCGCCTGTTCACGGATGGGCCTTCTACATTATCGGCGGAGCAAACACGCCAGTTGCAGGCGCACAGTATTCGCATTATAGAAACGCCACTGACGGAAATGGAGCACGAAGCCGGTCAACTGCACCACTTGCGTTTGGCGGATGGCACGCGCGAGCCGCTTAATGCGCTATATGCCCGTGTGCCTTTTACACTGCCCGGCACGCTGCACCAGCAACTAGGCTGCGCCCTGACCGAGCAGGGGTTCATCAAAGCTGATGAAGTTGGCCGAACCTCGGTGGAGGGTGTGTCTGCTGCCGGCGACAATAGCTCGCCGATGCGCCAACTGGCCATGGCCGCTGCCAATGGCTCCAAAGCCGCAGCTTTCCTGAATAACAACCTCATCGAAACGGCTTTTTGA
- a CDS encoding Gfo/Idh/MocA family protein, producing the protein MSITNELLNTVLRHASQEVSRKEFLNLAGRGLAVGVAAGSLVSCQSDTPKASAGSTPTTGTPASDVDAATVYAAPDGQKVPSSEAVSPPAKVPAGLDKPIELEAWKSDVDPKSGPTPTPLPPDKRVGYALVGLGHLTLEELLPAFGECKKSKPVALVSGSPEKLKKVAQQYGIKPESCYSYQDYDKLKDNPEVQVIYIVLPNSMHAEYTIRGAQAGKHILCEKPMANSSQECQAMIDACKKANRKLMIAYRIQYEPYNREVRKMLRSNKFGPVKYIQAQNSQSSANPDHWRHKKALAGGGALPDIGLYCLNTSRFLLGTEPTEVSAYMHSTPGNPLFKEVEELMSWQMRFPGGITVDSITHYNTHDSRFYRVSAERGWMHLNNAYAYQGQQLQTSHAEGPAKLQNQITIPAKNQFAAEMDHFSECVMEDKKPHTPGEEGLQDQRIMEAIYQSAREGRPVKLSTVAGEDVFRGPEPKQA; encoded by the coding sequence ATGTCCATCACCAATGAACTGTTGAACACTGTGTTGCGCCACGCCAGCCAGGAGGTTTCGCGCAAAGAGTTTCTGAATCTGGCCGGGCGCGGCCTGGCCGTGGGCGTAGCGGCCGGCTCACTGGTTAGCTGCCAGTCGGATACGCCAAAGGCCAGTGCGGGCAGCACGCCCACCACCGGCACGCCGGCCTCGGATGTAGATGCGGCCACCGTATATGCGGCCCCAGATGGGCAGAAAGTCCCTTCGTCGGAAGCCGTGTCGCCGCCGGCCAAGGTGCCCGCTGGCCTCGACAAGCCCATTGAGCTGGAAGCCTGGAAATCGGACGTAGACCCCAAATCAGGCCCCACCCCTACCCCGCTGCCGCCCGACAAGCGGGTGGGCTATGCGCTGGTGGGCCTAGGCCACCTCACACTGGAAGAGCTGCTGCCGGCGTTTGGCGAGTGCAAAAAATCGAAGCCGGTGGCGCTGGTAAGCGGCTCGCCCGAAAAGCTCAAGAAAGTAGCGCAACAGTATGGCATCAAGCCCGAAAGCTGCTACAGCTACCAGGACTACGACAAGCTCAAGGACAACCCCGAGGTGCAGGTGATTTACATTGTGCTGCCCAATTCCATGCACGCCGAATACACCATCCGGGGCGCGCAGGCCGGCAAGCACATCCTCTGCGAAAAGCCCATGGCTAACTCCTCTCAAGAGTGCCAGGCCATGATTGATGCCTGCAAAAAGGCGAACCGCAAGCTCATGATTGCCTACCGCATTCAGTACGAGCCCTATAACCGGGAGGTGCGGAAGATGCTGCGGAGCAACAAGTTTGGGCCGGTGAAATACATCCAAGCTCAGAATAGCCAAAGCTCTGCCAACCCCGACCACTGGCGCCACAAAAAGGCGCTGGCTGGCGGCGGCGCCCTCCCCGACATCGGCCTGTATTGCCTGAACACCAGCCGTTTTCTGCTGGGCACCGAGCCCACGGAAGTATCGGCCTATATGCACAGCACGCCCGGCAACCCGCTGTTCAAGGAAGTAGAGGAGCTGATGTCGTGGCAGATGCGTTTTCCTGGCGGCATCACCGTCGACAGCATCACGCACTACAACACCCACGATTCGCGCTTCTACCGCGTGAGTGCAGAACGCGGCTGGATGCATCTAAACAATGCATACGCCTACCAGGGTCAGCAACTGCAGACTTCCCACGCCGAAGGCCCGGCCAAACTACAGAACCAGATTACCATCCCGGCTAAAAACCAGTTTGCCGCCGAAATGGACCACTTCTCCGAGTGCGTCATGGAAGACAAAAAGCCCCATACCCCCGGCGAGGAAGGTCTACAAGACCAGCGCATCATGGAGGCCATCTACCAGTCGGCCCGCGAAGGCCGGCCAGTGAAGCTGTCTACTGTAGCTGGCGAAGACGTATTCCGCGGCCCCGAACCGAAACAGGCTTAG
- a CDS encoding D-alanyl-D-alanine carboxypeptidase/D-alanyl-D-alanine-endopeptidase — protein MPFLVVFRRALLVGLFLLHIVPVRGQKMPVAAPRIVNPAWLETLITTSPVLCQHHVGVALADAATGEKLYELNADKYFTPASTMKLFSIYAGLHMLGDSLPSLHYVVRHDSLIFWGTGDPTLLHGDVPSRRAFTFLQSRPEKLFYAVIPSVSAYGPGWTWDDYNYYFQPERGPFPIYGHTVRFYGQASQPLPRVAPRFFLPLTEAVAAGTPNPGDDHIRRPELENRFFAYPSTTKWVDETPFRTSPALLQQLLQDTLRRPVGVVPFRLRPQDSVRVVRGLPVDSLYRRLLRVSDNFLAEQLLLLCSSRLGLDSLSAIRPIRVMQKLFLADLPDVPRWVDGSGLSRLNLVTPRTMTGLLLKLHQETPEARLLSLLAAGGGQGTLRRRYRPVAGRTWLWGKTGTLTNNHNLCGYIRTKSGRLVAFSFFNNNLPGNDAPVRTEMERILTQVRERL, from the coding sequence ATGCCGTTCCTTGTTGTTTTTCGCCGCGCACTGCTTGTGGGGCTTTTCTTACTGCATATCGTGCCTGTGCGGGGCCAGAAGATGCCGGTAGCGGCACCACGAATTGTCAATCCGGCGTGGCTGGAGACGCTGATAACTACTTCGCCGGTACTATGCCAGCACCATGTGGGCGTGGCATTGGCCGATGCGGCCACCGGCGAGAAGTTGTATGAACTGAATGCTGACAAGTATTTCACGCCGGCCAGCACCATGAAGCTATTTAGCATATATGCGGGCCTGCACATGCTCGGCGACTCGCTGCCCAGCCTGCACTACGTAGTGCGCCACGACTCACTGATTTTCTGGGGCACCGGCGACCCTACGCTGCTACACGGCGACGTACCCAGCCGCCGCGCCTTCACCTTCCTGCAAAGCCGCCCCGAAAAGCTGTTCTACGCCGTGATTCCCAGTGTCAGCGCCTACGGGCCGGGCTGGACCTGGGACGACTACAACTACTATTTCCAGCCTGAGCGGGGCCCGTTTCCTATCTACGGGCACACGGTGCGGTTCTACGGCCAGGCCAGCCAGCCGCTGCCTCGCGTGGCGCCCCGCTTCTTTTTGCCTTTGACGGAGGCCGTAGCCGCCGGTACGCCCAACCCCGGCGACGACCATATAAGGCGGCCGGAGCTGGAAAACCGCTTTTTCGCGTACCCAAGCACCACAAAATGGGTGGATGAAACGCCGTTTCGTACCAGTCCTGCGTTGCTCCAGCAGCTGCTCCAGGACACGCTGCGGCGCCCTGTGGGCGTGGTGCCGTTCCGCCTGCGCCCCCAGGACAGCGTGCGGGTGGTGCGCGGGCTGCCCGTCGATTCGCTGTACCGCCGCCTGCTGCGCGTGAGCGACAATTTCCTGGCCGAACAGCTGCTGCTGCTGTGTTCCAGCCGCCTCGGCTTAGATTCGCTGAGCGCCATCCGGCCCATTCGGGTGATGCAGAAGCTGTTTCTGGCCGACCTGCCCGATGTGCCGCGCTGGGTAGATGGCTCCGGCCTCTCTCGCCTCAACCTCGTGACGCCCCGCACCATGACGGGCCTGCTGCTCAAGCTGCATCAGGAAACGCCCGAAGCGCGCCTGCTGAGCCTGCTGGCTGCCGGCGGGGGACAGGGCACGCTGCGCCGCCGCTACCGCCCGGTGGCGGGCCGGACGTGGCTGTGGGGCAAAACCGGCACGCTCACCAACAACCATAACTTGTGCGGTTATATCCGCACGAAATCGGGCCGGCTGGTGGCCTTCAGCTTCTTCAACAACAACCTGCCCGGCAACGACGCACCCGTCCGTACCGAAATGGAGCGCATTCTGACGCAGGTGCGAGAACGGCTGTAG